The following proteins come from a genomic window of Vicinamibacterales bacterium:
- a CDS encoding iron-containing alcohol dehydrogenase: protein MSVRVVFGPGALDQVGTLARQLAFTRALIVADKGIVQAGFVERAARLLRAAGVEPAFFHAFDANPDTDMVEAGRVAAAAAHVDGIVALGGGSSLDCAKGINFVLTNGGSMRDYRGHGKAAKPMLPSIGIPTTAGTGSEAQSYALISDAETHAKMACGDEKAAFRIAILDPALTVSQPREVTAVAGYDAISHAVEAFVTKTRTPESARLAAEAWTLLDSHFERVLRDPADLEARGAMLRGANLAGAAIELSMLGAAHACANPLTARYGTTHGIAVAVMLPHVVRWNGEVVGARYRELCADDLPGRLEALRSAAGLPATLRELGARAEDVDALAADAATQWTGTHNPRPFSADDARALYRAAGGVRV, encoded by the coding sequence ATGTCCGTGCGGGTGGTGTTTGGCCCGGGGGCGCTCGATCAGGTAGGGACGCTGGCGCGGCAACTGGCGTTTACCCGGGCGCTCATCGTCGCCGATAAAGGCATTGTTCAGGCGGGATTCGTCGAGCGCGCAGCCCGGCTGCTCCGCGCGGCCGGGGTCGAGCCGGCGTTCTTTCACGCGTTCGACGCGAATCCGGACACCGACATGGTCGAGGCGGGCCGCGTCGCCGCGGCGGCGGCGCACGTGGACGGCATTGTCGCGCTGGGCGGAGGCAGCTCGCTCGACTGCGCCAAGGGGATCAACTTCGTCCTCACCAACGGCGGGTCGATGCGCGACTACCGCGGCCACGGCAAGGCGGCCAAGCCGATGCTGCCCTCGATCGGCATCCCCACCACGGCGGGCACCGGCAGCGAGGCGCAGTCGTACGCGTTGATCTCCGACGCCGAGACGCACGCGAAAATGGCGTGCGGCGACGAGAAGGCGGCGTTTCGCATCGCGATACTGGATCCGGCGCTGACGGTCTCGCAGCCGCGCGAGGTCACCGCCGTCGCCGGCTATGACGCCATTTCGCATGCCGTCGAGGCGTTCGTCACGAAGACGCGAACGCCCGAGTCGGCGCGCCTGGCGGCCGAGGCGTGGACGCTCCTGGACTCGCACTTCGAGCGCGTGCTGCGCGACCCCGCCGACCTCGAGGCCCGCGGCGCGATGCTGCGCGGCGCGAATCTGGCCGGCGCGGCGATCGAGCTGTCGATGCTGGGGGCGGCGCACGCCTGCGCGAATCCGTTGACCGCCCGATACGGCACGACCCACGGCATCGCCGTCGCGGTCATGCTGCCGCACGTGGTCCGCTGGAACGGGGAAGTCGTGGGTGCGCGTTATCGCGAGTTGTGCGCGGACGACCTGCCGGGGCGCCTCGAGGCGCTGCGCAGCGCCGCCGGCCTGCCCGCGACCCTGCGCGAGCTTGGCGCGCGCGCCGAAGACGTCGACGCGCTGGCGGCCGACGCCGCAACGCAGTGGACGGGGACGCACAACCCGAGGCCGTTCTCGGCCGATGATGCGAGAGCGCTCTACAGAGCAGCAGGCGGCGTCCGCGTCTAG
- a CDS encoding PQQ-binding-like beta-propeller repeat protein, producing the protein MTHRMLAAPAIASLALITTSADTTSEKYWPQWRGPHATGVSKTADPPIEWSETRNVRWKLEIPGRGSGTPVIWGDKVFVLTAVPVGVDAASSHAARGGTRPAVPHKFTVMAIDRKTGKVAWERTAREATPHEGSHQQFGTYASSSAITDGERVYAFFDSFGLYAYDMNGTPLWEKDLGDKKMRNEFGEGQTPVLHGNTIVVQWDHQGPSFITALDKMTGKELWRTERQEIDSWGTPLVVEHGGRAQVIASAMNKVTSYDLATGQVVWQGPGLTMNPIPSSVHENGMVYAVSGFRGNKLLAIQLDEAKGDLTATRAVKWELNADTPYVPSPLLYDGIIYLLKSNSGILSAFDAKTGKPHYQLQRLENVPNVFASPVGAKGRIYIPGQEGSTIVLKAGPSYDVLARNTLDDGFNASPALVDNELYLRGAKFLYSIGTR; encoded by the coding sequence ATGACACACCGAATGCTAGCCGCGCCGGCGATTGCGTCGCTGGCGCTGATCACGACCAGCGCCGACACCACGTCCGAGAAGTACTGGCCGCAGTGGCGCGGCCCGCATGCCACCGGCGTCTCGAAAACCGCCGATCCGCCGATCGAGTGGAGCGAGACCAGGAACGTCCGGTGGAAGCTCGAAATCCCCGGCCGCGGATCGGGAACCCCGGTCATCTGGGGAGACAAGGTGTTCGTGCTCACCGCCGTGCCGGTCGGCGTGGACGCCGCCAGCTCGCACGCCGCGCGCGGCGGCACCCGTCCCGCCGTCCCGCACAAGTTCACCGTGATGGCGATCGATCGGAAGACCGGCAAGGTCGCCTGGGAGCGGACGGCGCGCGAGGCCACGCCGCACGAGGGGTCGCACCAGCAGTTCGGCACCTACGCCTCCTCGTCCGCGATCACCGACGGCGAGCGCGTCTACGCGTTCTTCGACTCGTTCGGCCTCTATGCCTATGACATGAACGGCACGCCGCTCTGGGAAAAGGACCTCGGCGACAAGAAGATGCGCAACGAGTTCGGCGAAGGGCAGACGCCGGTGCTGCACGGCAACACGATCGTCGTGCAGTGGGACCACCAGGGGCCGTCGTTCATCACCGCGCTCGACAAGATGACCGGCAAGGAACTGTGGCGCACCGAGCGGCAGGAAATCGACAGCTGGGGCACGCCGCTCGTCGTCGAGCACGGCGGCAGGGCACAGGTCATCGCCAGCGCGATGAACAAGGTCACGAGCTACGATCTCGCAACCGGACAGGTCGTGTGGCAGGGCCCGGGACTGACGATGAATCCGATTCCGTCGTCCGTGCACGAGAACGGGATGGTGTACGCCGTCAGCGGCTTCCGCGGCAACAAGCTCCTCGCGATCCAGCTCGACGAAGCGAAGGGGGATCTCACCGCCACCCGGGCCGTGAAGTGGGAGCTGAACGCCGACACGCCGTACGTCCCGTCTCCGCTGCTCTACGACGGGATCATCTACCTGCTGAAGTCGAACTCCGGGATCCTGTCGGCGTTCGATGCGAAGACCGGCAAACCGCACTACCAGCTGCAGCGGCTCGAGAACGTGCCGAACGTGTTCGCCTCCCCCGTCGGCGCGAAGGGACGCATCTACATCCCCGGCCAGGAGGGGTCGACGATCGTGCTCAAGGCGGGGCCGTCGTACGACGTGCTGGCGAGGAACACGCTGGACGACGGGTTCAACGCGTCGCCGGCGCTGGTCGACAACGAGCTGTACCTGCGCGGCGCGAAGTTCCTCTACTCGATCGGAACCCGCTAG